One part of the Tunicatimonas pelagia genome encodes these proteins:
- a CDS encoding mannose-1-phosphate guanylyltransferase, with amino-acid sequence MARNNNFVVITTGSHATSDFWPFSRKNTPKPFLDLLGTGKSLLQLTYERCTALCDEKRIMVATTEPYANLVREQLPQLPKQQILIEPTNRGAAVCAAYAAYKIRQLDSSTVITMMPADHAIFGEIAFLRDMGKALETAAADPKKLLVIGIKPSKPETRYRYIQYHYNSSGSIKKIKTLTDKPQIELANLFVNSGDFVWNTDIYVWHVNAIIEAVETHLPEVAEVFSGGVQQYGTDDESLFLKNAYSQCKNTALSYGILEKTNNHYVLLGNFDWSAIDSWHALFSLKTLGNGENTIEANALSIQSKNCFIKSTDGKLIIVHSLHDYLVADSPDVLLICPKSEVEQLKHIMKEAEEQKGEDYT; translated from the coding sequence ATGGCAAGGAATAACAATTTTGTGGTTATCACTACGGGCAGTCATGCCACGTCAGACTTCTGGCCGTTTAGCCGCAAAAATACGCCTAAGCCATTTTTAGATTTACTAGGTACCGGAAAGTCGTTACTTCAACTGACCTATGAACGGTGTACGGCTCTTTGCGACGAAAAAAGAATTATGGTAGCTACCACTGAGCCTTACGCTAATTTAGTGAGGGAGCAGCTTCCCCAACTACCCAAGCAGCAGATTCTTATTGAACCTACTAACCGGGGGGCGGCAGTTTGTGCCGCGTACGCTGCCTATAAAATCCGGCAGTTAGATTCTTCTACTGTTATTACCATGATGCCTGCTGATCACGCTATTTTTGGCGAGATTGCTTTCTTGCGAGACATGGGCAAAGCCTTGGAAACAGCAGCGGCTGATCCGAAAAAATTACTGGTTATAGGCATCAAGCCCTCTAAGCCTGAAACGCGCTATCGCTATATTCAGTACCATTACAACAGTAGCGGATCCATCAAAAAAATAAAAACGCTTACTGATAAACCTCAAATTGAGCTAGCTAACTTATTTGTTAATAGTGGCGATTTTGTGTGGAACACCGATATCTACGTTTGGCACGTAAACGCGATTATTGAAGCAGTAGAAACGCACCTTCCCGAGGTGGCGGAAGTATTTTCGGGTGGCGTGCAGCAATATGGTACTGATGACGAATCTCTTTTTTTAAAAAATGCTTATTCGCAGTGCAAAAATACGGCACTTAGCTACGGTATTTTGGAAAAAACTAATAATCACTACGTACTGCTGGGCAATTTCGACTGGTCAGCAATTGACTCCTGGCACGCGCTGTTCTCATTAAAAACATTGGGGAACGGAGAAAACACCATAGAAGCCAATGCTCTTTCTATCCAAAGTAAGAATTGTTTTATTAAAAGTACCGACGGAAAATTAATTATCGTCCATAGCCTGCACGACTACTTGGTAGCCGATAGCCCCGACGTGCTGTTAATTTGTCCGAAGTCAGAAGTAGAACAGTTGAAGCATATTATGAAGGAAGCCGAAGAGCAGAAAGGAGAAGATTATACATGA
- a CDS encoding alpha/beta hydrolase: MSLHYISQKPRAASKNPPLIVLLHGLGSNERDLFSFAPYLDPRYLVVSVQAPLPYGHGGYAWFTIDFSKGVPQPNVEQVKEARQQFTQFLDEIIQKFQPNPNHVYLVGFSQGAMMSYATALATPEKITGLVAMSGYILNETTPQEAITTIHQQLKILATHGTNDAVLPIFLGRSAADYLQQQQFNYEFKEYAMGHEVNQSCFADVKQWLDQQVGDL; encoded by the coding sequence ATGTCACTACACTATATTAGTCAAAAGCCTCGCGCGGCCTCCAAAAACCCACCACTGATAGTATTATTGCACGGTTTAGGAAGTAATGAGCGCGATTTGTTCTCATTTGCCCCCTACCTAGATCCTCGCTATTTGGTTGTCAGCGTGCAAGCTCCCTTGCCCTACGGCCACGGCGGCTATGCCTGGTTTACTATTGATTTTTCTAAAGGCGTTCCTCAACCGAATGTAGAACAAGTGAAAGAAGCTCGTCAGCAGTTCACGCAGTTTCTAGACGAAATTATACAAAAGTTCCAGCCTAACCCGAATCATGTTTACCTAGTCGGCTTTAGCCAAGGTGCCATGATGAGCTACGCCACTGCTCTGGCTACTCCGGAAAAGATAACGGGGCTAGTGGCCATGAGCGGATATATTCTCAACGAGACTACACCTCAAGAAGCAATTACAACTATCCATCAGCAGCTAAAAATATTGGCGACCCACGGTACCAATGATGCGGTGCTACCGATTTTCTTGGGACGTTCAGCGGCCGATTATCTTCAGCAACAGCAATTCAACTATGAGTTTAAAGAATACGCTATGGGGCACGAGGTAAATCAATCTTGTTTCGCTGATGTGAAACAGTGGTTAGATCAGCAGGTAGGGGATTTATAA
- a CDS encoding Gfo/Idh/MocA family protein yields the protein MQVVKFGVLGVSGFFKKKIAIPTAKSPLIKWQGIASRSLERSQEAADAYGITNAYGSYEELLADEAIEALYIPLPNHVHAEWIKKAADAGKHILCEKPIALSAQEAQEAVEYAEAKGVKVMEAFMYRFHPQWQHALELIRMREIGNVQLVQTFFGYTNADANNIRNQSDKGGGALYDIGCYAISVSRFLLQAEPQRVLSLLTEHADFKTDILSSGTLDFGEARAQFTVGTQTFPYQQVTVHGSGGVISIEIPFNTPADVAARVTVTTSIGTREVKLSPTDQYIAEFEAFARAIREDTTVPTPPTDAVKNMRVLDALFESSRTGGWVAL from the coding sequence ATGCAAGTAGTTAAATTTGGGGTACTCGGAGTATCCGGTTTCTTTAAGAAAAAAATTGCCATTCCTACGGCCAAGTCCCCGCTTATTAAGTGGCAGGGTATTGCTTCCCGTTCATTAGAGCGATCGCAGGAGGCTGCCGATGCCTACGGAATTACAAATGCTTACGGTTCCTACGAAGAATTATTAGCCGATGAAGCTATTGAAGCATTGTACATTCCGTTACCTAATCATGTTCATGCCGAATGGATAAAGAAAGCCGCTGATGCTGGGAAACACATTTTGTGCGAAAAGCCCATTGCTCTATCCGCACAGGAGGCTCAGGAAGCGGTAGAGTATGCCGAAGCAAAGGGCGTGAAGGTTATGGAGGCCTTTATGTACCGCTTTCATCCGCAGTGGCAGCACGCTTTGGAGTTAATTCGGATGCGGGAGATTGGCAACGTGCAGTTGGTGCAAACGTTTTTTGGGTACACCAACGCTGATGCTAATAACATTCGTAATCAGTCGGATAAAGGCGGTGGGGCACTGTACGATATTGGTTGCTACGCGATATCGGTTAGCCGGTTTTTATTGCAAGCTGAACCCCAGCGAGTGCTAAGCTTACTTACTGAACATGCTGATTTTAAGACGGACATACTGTCTTCGGGCACGTTAGACTTTGGCGAAGCGCGGGCGCAGTTTACGGTGGGTACGCAGACTTTTCCCTATCAGCAGGTTACGGTACACGGTAGTGGTGGAGTGATTTCTATCGAGATTCCGTTTAACACTCCGGCAGATGTAGCGGCGAGGGTGACAGTGACTACCAGCATAGGCACGAGGGAGGTTAAGCTTAGCCCCACAGACCAGTACATTGCTGAGTTTGAAGCGTTTGCCCGGGCTATTCGTGAAGATACTAC